Proteins encoded by one window of Haematobia irritans isolate KBUSLIRL chromosome 2, ASM5000362v1, whole genome shotgun sequence:
- the LOC142225965 gene encoding uncharacterized protein LOC142225965 isoform X2 gives MSVNERWNKIQQSKTCFCCLKRGHRLKFCTQKRKCGINNCTKFHHRLLHSTQPVNNASTTEFSRQPSQPLSNETQNLNHNKPDAPQSDGRNCHVTNETTNILFQILPVKLYGATKIITTYAFVDDGSNVSMLDESLSRELGLRGEPEILQLQWLNDHQISRKTEKVNLTVSGIGDYNKKFNISNVYISSELSLPIQSCHIEHFLKSRGLDEIPARDYSNVQPKLILSLNHSFLTVPLQVPRMLTDSGPFIAMTRLGAIIYGPFPGEKTSLIKRGLHIHRRFDENENQLLQQMHKLMSGYFDIETLGVKVTTETLRSKDDERAIMLLKKNTKKIHERYECSLLWKEYVPPIPDSYQMALNRLYSVEKKMSKDREFAMQYYDKINDYIKKGYARKLSKQEIENGGSRIFYLPHFGVKNPNKKGIRLVFDAAAETNQFSLNKALLQGPDINNSLISILLKFREAPVAVCGDIQEMFHQISISKEDQNSQRFLWRDDKEKPVETYVMQRLIFGATCSPTIAQYVKNENAKEFIEEAPRAVHGIVERHYVDDYVDCFQSEEEAILVLKDVIRIHKFGGFHLRNISSNSEAIKRMYGNPTNESNHYDEFLNSNHTERVLGIHWLSQSDVFCFKLILHKVDGDIVNGKKIPTKREMLSLNMSIYDPFGFIGDFLITSKVLMQRVWKSGTKWDEVLPKEIYGHWKNWLDDLNKILKFSVPRCYSVDFGRSVVDLHIFVDASEEAMAVVGYWRMVYNSSTVLQWIRSDHRKYKQYVANRVAEILENSDKDDWRWCPGSENPADDATRAKYSESYNSDGRWKNGPAFLLCDESQWPEVTEVGEKNNSSATELRSKHRLLTTHKVGSVVPHFNRFSKYRRLKRTMAWVHRYVHNLLRRIRNETLLVGELSIDEEIRAEMCLCRFVQRQHFAEELVDLQKNGHVSQNSSIKSLNPYVDDENILRVSGRIENATCLAFETRRPIILPKDSQFTQLVVQSYHQKFLHINMATVISEIRLRFWIPSLRQLLKSVISKCSACRIRAAKPSQPQMAPLPADRLTPYVRAFTYTGLDYFGPVNISIGRRREKRWIALFTCLTVRAVHLEIAADLSSDACLICIRNFVNRRGVPIHIRSDNGTNFVGIPKELQGMSNFVNNDSLVSGVTALGIKWLFNTPSNPSEGGVWERLVQSVKKALYIMLKEQAPRLETLQAFLIEAENIVNSRPLTHLPVGPEDPEPLTPNHFLLGCTNSTQTPAPFEPRMLCLRKQWRILQTLKNGMWHQWIREYLPELTRRTKWCLPSQPLEVGCLVFICDVEVSRSQWKRGRVIALHAGKDGVSRSADVRTSTGVLRRPLSKLAVLDVMIDDDAVSESSPGGSVHGGGDVADGHLNVGNKS, from the exons ATGTCTGTAAACGAACGTTGGAACAAAATACAACAATCGAAGACATGTTTTTGTTGCCTTAAACGTGGCCAtcgactcaaattttgcacacaaaaaaggaaatgtGGTATTAACAAttgcaccaaatttcaccaccgaTTGTTACATAGCACACAACCAGTAAATAATGCATCCACAACTGAATTTTCAAGACAACCATCGCAACCACTATCCAACGAAACACAGAATTTGAATCACAATAAACCCGATGCACCACAATCCGACGGCCGAAATTGTCATGTCACCAACGAAACTACTAATATATTATTCCAGATACTGCCGGTAAAATTGTATGGAGCAACTAAAATTATAACCACATACGCCTTTGTCGATGACGGCTCCAACGTATCAATGCTAGACGAAAGTTTGTCACGGGAACTTGGTCTACGCGGCGAACCAGAAATTTTGCAGCTCCAATGGCTAAACGACCACCAAATATCACGAAAAACCGAGAAAGTTAATTTGACCGTAAGTGGAATTGGcgattacaataaaaaatttaatatatctaATGTTTACATTTCGTCTGAACTGTCATTGCCAATCCAAAGTTGCCACATAGAACACTTTTTGAAATCCCGTGGACTAGACGAAATACCCGCCAGGGATTATTCGAACGTTCAACCTAAATTAATTTTGAGCTTAAATCATTCATTTTTAACAGTGCCATTGCAGGTTCCCCGTATGTTGACAGATTCTGGTCCATTCATAGCTATGACAAGATTGGGAGCAATAATATATGGGCCATTTCCAGGAGAAAAAACTTCGTTAATAAAGCGCGGTTTACATATCCATAGACgttttgacgaaaatgaaaACCAATTGCTTCAACAAATGCACAAATTGATGAGCGGATATTTCGACATAGAAACACTTGGTGTAAAAGTGACTACAGAAACGTTGAGATCAAAAGATGATGAAAGGGCGATAATGTTGCTGAAAAagaacacaaagaaaattcatgAACGGTATGAATGTTCCTTGCTTTGGAAGGAGTATGTGCCTCCAATACCTGACTCATATCAAATGGCGTTAAACCGGTTGTATTCAGTGGAAAAGAAAATGTCCAAAGATCGTGAGTTTGCCATGCAATATTATGATAAAATTAACGACTACATCAAAAAAGGCTACgcaagaaaattgtctaaacaagaaATTGAAAATGGTGGTAGTAGAATTTTCTATTTGCCACATTTTGgcgttaaaaatccaaataaaaaaggcATTCGCCTTGTATTTGATGCGGCAGCTGAgacaaatcaattttctttaaataaagccCTTTTACAAGGTCCTGACATAAATAACTCattaatttcaattcttttaaaatttagagAAGCGCCTGTTGCAGTTTGTGGAGACATCCAAGAAATGTTCCACCAAATTTCCATTTCCAAAGAAGATCAGAATAGTCAAAGGTTTTTGTGGAGAGACGATAAGGAAAAGCCGGTGGAAACTTATGTGATGCAAAGACTAATTTTTGGCGCAACTTGTTCCCCCACAATAGCGCAATatgtaaaaaatgaaaatgcaaAGGAATTCATAGAAGAAGCACCGAGAGCCGTTCATGGAATTGTGGAGCGCCATTATGTGGACGACTACGTCGATTGCTTTCAGTCGGAGGAAGAGGCAATTCTAGTCTTGAAGGATGTAATTCGAATCCATAAATTCGGCGGTTTTCATCTACGtaatatttcatccaattctGAAGCAATAAAAAGAATGTATGGCAACCCTACGAATGAAAGTAACCACTATGACGAGTTTCTCAACAGTAACCACACAGAACGAGTACTGGGTATTCACTGGTTGTCACAGTCAGAtgttttttgcttcaaattaattttgcacaaagtgGACGGTGATATAGTAAACGGTAAGAAAATCCCTACCAAACGTGAAATGTTGTCGTTAAACATGTCGATTTACGACCCGTTCGgttttattggggattttctaATTACATCGAAAGTGTTGATGCAGCGCGTGTGGAAAAGTGGTACAAAATGGGATGAAGTATTGCCCAAGGAAATTTATGGCCATTGGAAGAACTGGTTGGATGAcctgaacaaaatattgaaattttctgtgcCTCGGTGTTATAGTGTGGATTTTGGAAGAAGTGTGGTGGATCTGCATATATTTGTAGACGCAAGTGAAGAAGCGATGGCAGTTGTGGGATACTGGCGGATGGTATACA ATTCCTCTACCGTTCTGCAGTGGATTCGATCGGATCATCGCAAATATAAACAATACGTGGCCAACAGAGTTGCGGAAATCTTGGAAAACAGTGACAAAGACGATTGGAGATGGTGTCCAGGCTCTGAAAACCCGGCGGATGATGCCACAAGGGCAAAGTATTCAGAAAGCTACAATTCGGACGGACGATGGAAAAATGGGCCAGCTTTTCTTTTATGCGATGAATCACAGTGGCCAGAAGTGACGGAGGTGGGCGAGAAAAATAATAGCAGCGCAACAGAACTACGATCTAAACATCGATTACTCACTACACACAAGGTAGGTTCTGTTGTACCACATTTTAATCGATTCTCAAAATATCGCAGACTCAAACGAACGATGGCCTGGGTACACCGCTATGTACATAATTTGTTACGTCGAataagaaatgaaactttgctgGTGGGTGAGCTGAGCATCGACGAAGAAATAAGAGCTGAAATGTGCCTGTGTCGGTTTGTTCAAAGACAACACTTTGCGGAGGAACTGGTAGATTTGCAGAAAAATGGTCATGTGTCGCAAAATAGCAGCATTAAATCCTTGAATCCATATGTCGATGATGAAAACATTTTACGTGTATCTGGTCGGATAGAAAATGCAACATGTTTGGCTTTTGAAACACGTCGGccaataattttgccaaaagacaGCCAATTTACTCAACTTGTTGTTCAGTCGTAtcatcaaaaatttctacatataAACATGGCGACAGTTATCAGTGAAATTCGTTTACGTTTTTGGATACCTTCTCTTCGCCAGCTGTTGAAAAGTGTAATATCGAAGTGTAGTGCTTGTCGAATTCGTGCAGCTAAACCAAGCCAACCCCAGATGGCCCCTTTACCAGCCGATCGTCTCACACCGTATGTACGAGCGTTCACATACACTGGATTGGATTATTTTGGGCCAGTGAATATTTCTATTGGTCGAAGACGTGAAAAGAGGTGGATAGCACTGTTTACCTGCCTAACAGTCCGTGCTGTTCACCTTGAAATCGCAGCTGACCTTTCAAGCGACGCATGCCTCATTTGTATTCGCAACTTTGTCAACCGAAGAGGGGTCCCCATACACATCCGTAGTGACAATGGGACGAATTTTGTTGGAATACCAAAAGAGCTGCAAGGTATGAGTAACTTTGTTAACAATGATTCTCTCGTTTCAGGTGTAACAGCCCTAGGCATTAAATGGCTTTTTAACACTCCGTCCAATCCCAGCGAAGGGGGTGTTTGGGAGAGACTTGTTCAGTCTGTCAAAAAGGCGCTGTACATTATGCTGAAGGAACAGGCTCCCCGGTTAGAGACACTGCAAGCTTTTTTAATCGAggcagaaaatattgtaaattcaAGGCCTTTGACCCATTTGCCTGTTGGCCCTGAAGACCCCGAGCCTTTGACTCCCAACCATTTTTTACTTGGCTGCACAAACTCTACACAGACACCAGCCCCCTTCGAGCCTAGGATGTTATGCCTGAGGAAGCAGTGGCGAATTCTCCAAACGTTGAAAAATGGCATGTGGCACCAATGGATACGTGAGTACTTGCCCGAATTGACCCGTCGTACCAAGTGGTGTCTTCCGTCTCAGCCCCTTGAAGTCGGTTGCTTGGTCTTTATATGTGACGTCGAAGTGTCCAGATCCCAATGGAAACGTGGTCGGGTGATTGCTCTCCATGCCGGTAAGGATGGTGTGTCTCGGTCCGCTGACGTCAGAACAAGCACTGGGGTTTTACGAAGGCCTTTGTCAAAACTTGCGGTTTTAGATGTCATGATTGATGATGATGCCGTAAGTGAATCTTCACCTGGTGGTTCAGTTCACGGAGGCGGGGATGTTGCAGATGGTCACCTCAATGTCGGTAACAAAAGTTGA